CGGCGCTAAGGCTATGGCAATGACCGCGATTGATCTTTTGGAAGAGTAAGAGTTAATAAATAATCCCGACCTGTTAAACAGGTCGGGATTTCCTTAAATTAGCCTTTCCTAAAACTTCCGCAGTCTGTGCATTCAACACTAACTGCCTTATGACCATGTCTTACTACCTGGATCTTGTCTAAAGTACAGTAATCATCATCTTTACAGTGAAACTCACATTCTGATACTACGCAACCTATGCTTGAATTATGGTTATGACCCATGCTTATTCCTCCTTTTATATGAATAGAAACATGTTTATTCTATGCCTATTAATGATAATTATACTTTAGAGATTATCAAAATAAAAACACGATAGGGCTAGATAAACAGATTCAATGATAGGAGGGCCTTATTTGCTCAAGCAGGGTCAGCCTTTTATTTTTATATAAATAAAAAACCAGAAGTCTTCACTGCAAGCAGCTACAACCTCTGGTGTTATTGACTTCATGGCGGAGAGGGTGGGATTCGAACCCACGAGACAGTTTCCCGCCTACTCGATTTCGAGTCGAGCGCCTTCGACCAGCTCAGCCACCTCTCCGTGACCTGATCTACTTGAATACTCATGTCTCAGGTATCTATCTTACTAGTATTACTCTTTTTTCTGCGTTCTCTAAAAAATTTTTTCATAATTTCAGCACATTCATCTGCTCTTACACCTGATCTAACTATCATCCGGTGGTTTAGTGCTTCATTTTGAACTATATTAAATATCGAATCAATTGCCCCTGCTTTTACATCCACACTGCCATATACCAAGCGGTCAATGCGGCTCATGACTAAAGCACCTGCACACATAGGACAAGGTTCTATCGTAGCGTATAATGTAAGTCCAGTTAAGCGCCATCGCCCCAGCTTTTCACAAGCTTCACGAATCGCTATCATTTCTGCATGGGCCGTTGCATCATGCCAAATTTCTCGCATATTATGTCCCGTGGCCACTACCTGACCATCCAGAACAAGTACAGATCCAATTGGAACTTCACCGATGTCATAAGCCTTTTGCGCTTCCAACAAAGCTAATCCCATAAAATAGTTATCATCCAACATCCGGTCACCACACAAAAAATTGGTGCGCCCGGGGGGACTCGAACCACCGGCACACGGTTTAGGAAACCGTTGCTCTATCCGCCTGAGCTACGGGCGCAAATACAGTAGTAAAAAATGGTGACCCCGGCAGGATTCGAACCTGCGGCCTTTTGATTCGTAGTCAAACGCTCTATCCAGCTGGGCTACGGAGTCACGTCCCTCGATGGAACCCTTGTCCCGTCGACAAAAAATATCTTACCACAGATAGCAATACAAAGTCAACATCTTTTTATTATGAATATTTTTTTAAGAATCAAATTTTACTTCTCTTTCCCTAAATGAATGGATAAAGTAATGTGGATAACTTTATCCACATTACTTTATCCACACCTTTTTACCCACTCAGACCATAAATATCCTTAATTTTTCAAGGCTCGTCATTATATTTCCACATAGTTATCCACATTTGCACACCTTTTGTTGATAATTTTGTGGATAACCCTATGATTAGTGTGCAAAATGCAGTAGTAACTTGATTTCTCTGGCAAGTTGCTACTGCATCTAAATTTTAAAATTTTTTTTTAGAAATCTGTTGTTCCAGCTTTTTCTTGTGCCTCTTGATATAAATATTGCTGACAATTTACTACTTTACCTCGACGGTATGCTCGCCGATATGTTCCATCACTTTTCATAATGTAGGCTTTGCGATTATCTTTTAGCATAATATGCAAAGTATCTTTAATACGTTCCATAAGTTCATGCTTGTCCACAGGGAACAATAGCTCTACCCGCTCACTTAAATTGCGATGCATCCAGTCAGCGCTAGATAGATATATCTTTTCTTTGCCACCATTTGCAAAATACAAAATACGATGATGTTCTAGGAAGCGTCCCACGATGCTTCGCACAGTAATATTCTCACTCACCTTGGGGAGACCTGGGATTAGAGCGCAAATACCACGAATAATAAGTTCAATTTTAACACCCTTACTGGAAGCCTCATATAATTTAAGAATAATTTCTTTATCTAGTAAAGAATTCATTTTGGCAATGATATGTCCGCCTTTTCCAGACTCGGCAAATGCAATTTCTCGATCAATCATTTCCTTCAATTTATCCCTTAAACCGATGGGAGCAACCACTAATTTCTTCCACGAGGGTGGCTCAGAATAGCCTAATAACATATTAAAAAAATCAGACGCGTCTGCGCCAATTTTCTCATTAGCGGTAAATAGACTCATATCAGAGTACATTCGGGCAGTAATGTCATTATAATTACCTGTCCCCATATGCACATACCTTTTAATCTGCGAGCCTTCTTGCCTAATAATCAAAGCCATTTTCCCATGGACTTTAAAACCTAATAAACCATAAATAACATGACATCCCGCCTCTTCTAGGCGCCTAGCCCATTGAATATTGTTTTCTTCATCAAAGCGGGCCCGAACTTCCACCACAACGGTGACCTGTTTGCCATTTTCTGCAGCTTGAGCAAGGGCCTTAACAATAGATGAATTACCACTTACTCGATATAAGGTTTGCTTGATCGCTAAAACCTTAGGATCAATTGCTGCCTGTCGAATGAAATTGACGACGGGCACGAAAGATTCGTAGGGATGATGTAATAAAATATCTTTACTCCATATTACGTCAAACAAAGATTGAGCATCTTTTAATTCTATAGGGATTTGCGGTGTAATTTGTTCATAACGTAAATAATCGTAACCAGTTAAGTCTGTCAAAGTTGTAAAACAAGAAACATCAATCGGTCCAGAAATTTCATATAAATCTTGCTCATCAATATTAAACATTTCTAGTAAAAAATCTTTTAAAAAAGGTTTATTGATTTTACTCGTTTCTAGGCGCACCGCTTCACCGCGTTTTCGCTGACGTAAGGATTTTTCTACTTCTGCTAAGAGATCCTCAGCACCTTCCCCATCAATTAACAAATCTGCATTTCGCGTAATACGGAAGGGTACAATCTCTTTAATGTTATACCCACAAAAGAGTTGGGAGCAATGGGTCTTAATAATATCCTCTAAGAATACAAATAGTTTGCCTACCCCTTGATCTGGTACTTCAATCATTCGAGGTAGAGCACTTGGTACTGGAAGAATCGCCGTTTGCATTTCCTCTTTCCCTTTACTTAGTAGAACCGCTAAATTTAGGCTCCGATTCGCCAACAATGGAAAAGGATGACTCGCATTGACAGCTAAAGGTGTAAGAATCGGATAGATCGTATTATAAAAATAACTTTCTACCCATTGTTTCCCATTACCAGATAAACTTTGTACATCGTTTACATAAATATCATGGTTTTGCATGCCACCAAGAATTTTCTTTAAATACAAATACTGTAATCGTACCATTTCCCGCACAGACTGCCCAATCAATAGAAGCTGCTCTCTTGCATTAAACCCTGCCGCATCCTTCTTAACAATACCACTCTCAACTTGCTGTTTTAATCCAGCAACTCGAATCATAAAAAACTCATCTAAATTAGAACTAGCAATCGCCACAAATTTTAATCTCTCTAGCAAAGGTTTTCCAGAGTCATTGGCTTCTTGCATTACCCGTTCATTAAATTTCAGCCAGCTTAATTCTCTATTTAAGAAATTTTGCTCTTTATCAAACATGGCTCCACCCTGCCTATATTAAAATTTTCAATTATTTCATGTAAATTTTCACTTTCGACATAAATCCTTTTATTTCCTGCACTTTTAGGCAGCAAAGGGTGACTTTTGCAGGAATTAACAATATCTTAACAATATAAATATTGCAATCTTCTTAATATTGCGCGTTTAATATTTTGCTAATTTTGCAGAGGATTTTTAATAAATAATGCTAATACTTAAGAAGATAAATATTTGTAGTCGATAAAGGAGAAATGAATTCATGAATCAACGAATTGCTATTATTGATTTAGGATCAAACTCTGCCCGCCTAATCATCGTAGAAATCTACGAAAACGGTGCTTATAATCTAATTTATCACCAAAAAGATGCCGTTCGTTTAAGTCAAGCTGCAGATAAAGACCGTAGATTACAACCTGAAGCCATGGATCGCGCTATGAACCTACTAAAAAGCTTCACCCATATGTGCCAAATACATAAAACTGATAAAATTCTAGCAGTAGGTACAGCAGCACTCCGTAATGCAGTTAACGGTGCGGAATTTATTGAAGAGGTTCAACGAGAAACAGGAGTTACCATTGAAATTATTAGTGGTGAAGTAGAAGCCAAACTTGGTTATCTAGGAGCTATTAATACGCTAGATGTAACAGATGCTATCTTATTTGATCTCGGCGGCGGCAGCACAGAAATAACATTAGTTAAAAATCGCAAGGCTGAAAAATTAATCAGTTTACCCTTTGGCGCCGTCACATTAACAGAACGATTCAATATCGAGAATAAAGCCAGCGAAGAACAACTAGCAAATCTCAATGATTTTATCAGCCAAGAGATTGATAAAATTCCTTGGTTAAAAAACCTTAATCTTCCCCTCATTGGTATCGGTGGAACAGCCCGCAGTATTGGTAAAATGGAGCAGAAGCGTAACAATTATCCTTTATTGAAATTACACAACTACCGCACTAGTTCTATCTCCTTTCATTCCTTATGGGATGATGTTACAAAAATGACCTGTGCTCAGCGCCGCAAAGTAGCTGGCCTCAGCAATGATCGCGCCGATATTATTATTGCCGGACTGGCTATTGTTAAACAATTATTCGATAAAAACACAAGCACCCAACTTATCATCAGTAGCTGTGGCGTACGAGAAGGACTATTCTTTGAATATTATCTTTCCAAAACCGGACACACAGAACTTATCCCTAGTCCCCTCGTCCATAGCACCCACAACATGTTATTATTCTATAAAGTAAATACAAGCCATGCCTATCATGTGGCCAAATTAGCCGACCAACTGTTTAATGATTGGCAAGAAGCATTAGATCTACACCCCAGTGATAAACCCCTTTTAGAGGTTGCTGCCTTGCTGCATGATACCGGTATTCGTGTTAATTATTATGATCACGCTAGACATAGTGCCTATCTGATAGAAAATGCTCGTTTATTTGGCCTTTCTCATCGGGAGCAAATTATGGCGGCTATCATTGCCGGCTGGCATCATAGTCCTTCGGTAAAATACTCCTACAACAGAATTTATAATGAGTTCTTAGATGCAGGCAATTGGCAAACAGCTCGAAAATTAGCTTTACTACTTGCTTTCGCCGAAGCCTTAGATACGACCCAAATGGGCCTTGTTGAAAAAGTTACCACTGTATTTTCAGATAAACAAGCCCAATTAAAATTAACTACTAAAGACGCCATTCCTCTAGAACTACAAGCACTAAAGAAACATAGCAAATGGTTAAAAAGAGAAATCCGCTTAGAATTGAATATTACTGAGTAAAAATAACTAGAAGGTAAAAGGCACAGCAGAGTAATCATCTGCTGTGCCTTTTACCTTCTAGTTACATTCATCTTTAGTTTGTGCTAAAATCCAAATTCTGAATTAAACTTCACTTGTTTTAATGAATTCGTTACAGGTAAATGCATAACCATGAAGATAGCTAGGAATACTCCAAATATATGATAAAAAAATCTAATTTAACTTTATATCATCATATTTACTTTCAAATCCAAACTATTATAAAATGAGTTATAAAACCCTCACTGGAGGCTCCCATGAATATTTTTTCAAATCCATTCAGCAACCTAACTTTGATTTTCACCTTTGTCAGTAAGGTATTCCCCTTAATTACAAAGGAACTAACACATTGGTCCAATTATGCCTCCTCCCACGCTTCCTCAGCACTTCGGACACAAGCATTGGCTAGCATTAGGGATAAAAAATTTCACTGCCAAGGGGGAAGCATTTATAGTTTATATCCTACTGTAGATATAACCAAATTCATCCCCCTGATAGTATCCCTGCAAACAATTAGCGATTACCTAGATAATCTTTGCGACCGAGCCGATATCATGGATGAACAAGCTTTCAAACAGCTGCATTTAGCTATGACAGATGCTCTTACCCCCGATGCACCACCCCAAGATTATTATGCTTATTATCCTTTTAAAGAGGATGGAGGTTATCTCAAACAGTTAGTTATCACATGCCAGCAACAAATAAAGGCCCTACCGTCCTATGAACTTGTAAAGTCAGAAGTTCAAAAATTAGCCTGCTTTTATAGTGAACTACAGACGTACAAACACCTTGACCCTAGTATGCGAGAAGTAAAAATGCTAAATTGGATAGCCCATCATATTATAGACTACCCTCAGATTACCCCTTGGGAATTTGCCGCCGCTACGGGTTCTACACTAGGAATATTCATGCTCTGTGCTGCCGCTAGCGACAGAAATCTTCACCCTCATACTGTCAAAGTAATCGATTCCGCTTATTTTCCTTGGATTAGCGGATTACATATATTACTGGATTACTTCATCGACATGGGAGAAGATGAGGCAAACGGTGATCTTAATTTTGTATCCTATTATCAGAACTCATCCCAAATGCTCTCTCGC
The sequence above is a segment of the Pelosinus sp. IPA-1 genome. Coding sequences within it:
- a CDS encoding RNA degradosome polyphosphate kinase, whose protein sequence is MFDKEQNFLNRELSWLKFNERVMQEANDSGKPLLERLKFVAIASSNLDEFFMIRVAGLKQQVESGIVKKDAAGFNAREQLLLIGQSVREMVRLQYLYLKKILGGMQNHDIYVNDVQSLSGNGKQWVESYFYNTIYPILTPLAVNASHPFPLLANRSLNLAVLLSKGKEEMQTAILPVPSALPRMIEVPDQGVGKLFVFLEDIIKTHCSQLFCGYNIKEIVPFRITRNADLLIDGEGAEDLLAEVEKSLRQRKRGEAVRLETSKINKPFLKDFLLEMFNIDEQDLYEISGPIDVSCFTTLTDLTGYDYLRYEQITPQIPIELKDAQSLFDVIWSKDILLHHPYESFVPVVNFIRQAAIDPKVLAIKQTLYRVSGNSSIVKALAQAAENGKQVTVVVEVRARFDEENNIQWARRLEEAGCHVIYGLLGFKVHGKMALIIRQEGSQIKRYVHMGTGNYNDITARMYSDMSLFTANEKIGADASDFFNMLLGYSEPPSWKKLVVAPIGLRDKLKEMIDREIAFAESGKGGHIIAKMNSLLDKEIILKLYEASSKGVKIELIIRGICALIPGLPKVSENITVRSIVGRFLEHHRILYFANGGKEKIYLSSADWMHRNLSERVELLFPVDKHELMERIKDTLHIMLKDNRKAYIMKSDGTYRRAYRRGKVVNCQQYLYQEAQEKAGTTDF
- a CDS encoding DUF1540 domain-containing protein; translation: MGHNHNSSIGCVVSECEFHCKDDDYCTLDKIQVVRHGHKAVSVECTDCGSFRKG
- the ppx gene encoding exopolyphosphatase, yielding MNQRIAIIDLGSNSARLIIVEIYENGAYNLIYHQKDAVRLSQAADKDRRLQPEAMDRAMNLLKSFTHMCQIHKTDKILAVGTAALRNAVNGAEFIEEVQRETGVTIEIISGEVEAKLGYLGAINTLDVTDAILFDLGGGSTEITLVKNRKAEKLISLPFGAVTLTERFNIENKASEEQLANLNDFISQEIDKIPWLKNLNLPLIGIGGTARSIGKMEQKRNNYPLLKLHNYRTSSISFHSLWDDVTKMTCAQRRKVAGLSNDRADIIIAGLAIVKQLFDKNTSTQLIISSCGVREGLFFEYYLSKTGHTELIPSPLVHSTHNMLLFYKVNTSHAYHVAKLADQLFNDWQEALDLHPSDKPLLEVAALLHDTGIRVNYYDHARHSAYLIENARLFGLSHREQIMAAIIAGWHHSPSVKYSYNRIYNEFLDAGNWQTARKLALLLAFAEALDTTQMGLVEKVTTVFSDKQAQLKLTTKDAIPLELQALKKHSKWLKREIRLELNITE
- the tadA gene encoding tRNA adenosine(34) deaminase TadA; translation: MLDDNYFMGLALLEAQKAYDIGEVPIGSVLVLDGQVVATGHNMREIWHDATAHAEMIAIREACEKLGRWRLTGLTLYATIEPCPMCAGALVMSRIDRLVYGSVDVKAGAIDSIFNIVQNEALNHRMIVRSGVRADECAEIMKKFFRERRKKSNTSKIDT
- a CDS encoding tetraprenyl-beta-curcumene synthase family protein, which gives rise to MNIFSNPFSNLTLIFTFVSKVFPLITKELTHWSNYASSHASSALRTQALASIRDKKFHCQGGSIYSLYPTVDITKFIPLIVSLQTISDYLDNLCDRADIMDEQAFKQLHLAMTDALTPDAPPQDYYAYYPFKEDGGYLKQLVITCQQQIKALPSYELVKSEVQKLACFYSELQTYKHLDPSMREVKMLNWIAHHIIDYPQITPWEFAAATGSTLGIFMLCAAASDRNLHPHTVKVIDSAYFPWISGLHILLDYFIDMGEDEANGDLNFVSYYQNSSQMLSRLTLFTEQAFLQASTLQNPSFHKTVVQGLLAMYLSDPKVTTLKNQSIRKSLLKTAGGYTRFLYYLCKLLRFKKKL